One part of the Sorangiineae bacterium MSr11954 genome encodes these proteins:
- a CDS encoding SLATT domain-containing protein has product MEFDRAMGSHPPPDIKDLLAEWQAWAQVSSKSHRRAAVRLERRHYWLGVPSTLMGAIVGTTIFGTIEKAATSLPLKIALAVVSMTAAGLVALQTFFRYLERAGQHNLAHAEYDDIARSIELLSVDTKSRPDWVKSLEGLGHRLDAIKGKAPIPPDADDLEHEAEALKERFRLRLSASVMRRERPHDVRGSNARLIEAHPSTRPSPARLRRAPAIPPTEFFSGPLDSSRFYEEDERIAAWREAKEKEREKERARLDTERRVREVAEARSFSSEERDGTSPDDARTTSAQRGEAHRLEGGSFAAQLRAFEAVDN; this is encoded by the coding sequence ATGGAGTTCGACCGAGCGATGGGGAGTCACCCACCTCCGGACATCAAGGACCTGCTCGCAGAGTGGCAAGCGTGGGCCCAGGTCTCCAGCAAGAGCCACCGCAGGGCCGCGGTGCGCCTCGAACGCAGGCACTATTGGCTGGGCGTTCCGAGCACGTTGATGGGCGCCATCGTCGGCACGACCATCTTCGGCACCATCGAAAAGGCGGCCACCAGCCTGCCGCTGAAGATCGCGCTGGCGGTGGTGAGCATGACGGCCGCCGGCCTCGTCGCACTGCAAACGTTCTTTCGCTACTTGGAAAGGGCCGGGCAACACAATCTCGCCCACGCGGAGTACGACGATATCGCACGGTCCATCGAGCTTCTGTCGGTGGACACCAAGAGCCGGCCCGATTGGGTGAAGTCCCTCGAAGGATTGGGGCACCGGCTGGATGCCATCAAAGGGAAAGCGCCCATCCCTCCCGACGCCGACGATCTGGAGCACGAAGCGGAAGCTCTCAAAGAACGATTCCGCCTGCGACTGAGCGCCTCCGTCATGCGGCGCGAACGCCCCCACGACGTGCGGGGCTCCAACGCGCGCCTGATCGAGGCGCATCCGAGCACACGTCCAAGTCCTGCACGGCTGCGTCGTGCGCCGGCCATTCCTCCCACGGAGTTCTTCAGCGGGCCGCTCGATTCCTCCCGTTTCTACGAGGAGGACGAGCGAATCGCCGCCTGGCGCGAGGCGAAGGAAAAGGAGAGGGAGAAGGAGCGGGCCAGGCTCGACACGGAGAGGCGGGTCCGGGAAGTAGCCGAAGCGCGCTCGTTCTCCTCCGAAGAGCGCGATGGCACCTCCCCCGACGACGCACGCACCACCAGCGCGCAACGGGGGGAGGCCCATCGCTTGGAGGGAGGAAGCTTCGCTGCCCAGCTGCGTGCCTTCGAAGCCGTGGACAATTGA
- a CDS encoding DUF4360 domain-containing protein: MLNLISAVAVSLPLLALPLATDADTANFDWGGRPPPDKIVIDVVTVNGSGCPQNTAAVAVSPDNTAFTVTYSQFMAQVGGNSNPTDIRKNCQLNLRVHVPQGFTYAIAQADYRGFAHLERGATGLERANYYFQGNSPTSFRNHNFSGPMDDDWQATDTTDVAALVYKPCGEERNFNINTELRVGLGSSSASKVSFIAMDSTDGAINTTYHFAWKTCP; the protein is encoded by the coding sequence ATGCTAAACCTGATTTCCGCGGTGGCCGTCAGCCTGCCGCTGTTGGCTCTTCCGTTGGCTACCGATGCAGATACAGCTAATTTCGATTGGGGAGGGAGACCCCCTCCCGACAAGATCGTGATCGACGTGGTGACGGTGAACGGCTCCGGGTGCCCGCAGAACACGGCCGCCGTCGCCGTTTCCCCCGACAACACGGCGTTCACCGTGACATACAGCCAGTTCATGGCGCAGGTCGGTGGTAATTCCAATCCCACGGATATCCGTAAAAACTGCCAGCTAAATCTGCGCGTGCACGTCCCCCAGGGCTTCACGTATGCGATCGCGCAGGCCGACTACCGAGGCTTTGCGCACCTGGAACGCGGGGCCACTGGCCTGGAACGGGCGAATTACTACTTCCAGGGCAACTCGCCGACGTCCTTCCGGAACCACAATTTTTCGGGCCCAATGGACGACGACTGGCAGGCGACGGACACCACCGACGTGGCCGCACTGGTCTACAAGCCGTGTGGCGAAGAGCGTAACTTCAATATCAATACCGAGCTGCGCGTGGGCCTGGGGTCCTCGAGCGCGAGCAAAGTCAGCTTCATTGCCATGGATTCGACGGACGGCGCCATCAATACCACCTACCATTTCGCGTGGAAGACGTGCCCGTAG
- a CDS encoding response regulator, whose product MPRILVVEDEPQMQKFLRASLTSHGYRVVESATGGDGLMQAQTHNPDLVLLDLGLPDMDGLEVTKGLRAWTATPIIVISARGQEEDKIRALDEGADDYLTKPFSTGELMARIRVALRHAMRSGLERAEPVLEVGGLKMDLDKRQVFVEGAEVHLTPIEYKLLTVLMKNAGKVLTHRQLLKEVWGPAYATQTQYLRVYMVQLRHKLEREPARPRYLVTEPGIGYRLKTED is encoded by the coding sequence ATCCCGCGCATTCTGGTGGTGGAAGACGAGCCGCAGATGCAAAAATTCCTTCGAGCCTCGCTGACGAGCCACGGATACCGAGTGGTTGAATCTGCCACCGGTGGCGACGGTCTCATGCAGGCCCAGACGCATAATCCCGATTTGGTCCTCCTCGATTTGGGGCTGCCCGACATGGATGGACTCGAGGTCACCAAAGGGCTCCGCGCGTGGACGGCGACCCCTATCATCGTCATCAGCGCGCGCGGCCAAGAGGAGGACAAAATCCGCGCGCTCGACGAGGGCGCCGACGACTATCTGACGAAGCCTTTCAGCACGGGCGAGCTGATGGCGCGCATCCGCGTCGCCCTGCGCCACGCGATGCGTTCGGGGCTCGAGCGCGCCGAGCCGGTGCTCGAGGTGGGCGGCTTGAAGATGGATCTCGACAAGCGCCAGGTCTTCGTCGAGGGCGCCGAGGTCCATCTCACCCCCATCGAATACAAACTTCTGACCGTGCTGATGAAGAACGCAGGCAAGGTGTTGACCCACCGTCAGCTGCTCAAGGAAGTATGGGGACCGGCCTACGCGACCCAGACGCAATACCTTCGCGTCTACATGGTCCAACTCCGCCACAAGCTGGAACGCGAGCCGGCGCGCCCGCGCTATCTGGTGACCGAGCCGGGCATCGGATATCGGCTGAAGACGGAGGATTGA
- a CDS encoding sensor histidine kinase KdpD, translated as MSDGRPDPDLLLQRVREEETRAKSGRLTIFFGAAPGVGKTYAMLEAARAESANGRDVVVGVVETHGRYDTAALLLGLEILPRRTIVHRTVELEELDLDHALTRRPGLLLVDELAHTNAPEMRHTKRWQDVVELLDSGIDVFTTLNVQHVESLKDVVAQITHVIVAETVPDSILDRADDIRVIDLPADELLERMRDGKIYVPEQARRAVSNFFRKGNLIALRELALRRTAERVDAQMRLWKREHGIERVWPAGERVLVCVSPSPTSARLVRGARRLASSLHADWIAVYVETPASLRQSTEDNRRVAANLQLAQQLGAEAVTITGAKAAEAAMVYAHQRNVTRVVVGKPTHSRWRDRLKASFLDEIVRHSGDVDVYVLSGEQKNNGSARGERAPAPEHSEPTGYVAGAVAAIVATGISTLIFRGALPAQLPDTVMVYLLGIVLVSMRFGFVPSMVTAVVSVVCYDFFFIPPYFAFAVGDFRHLMTFGVMLLVAGIISRLTTRVREQAASAGDRERRTASLYAMSRELATAKTLEQVVATGTRHVADVFHVKAVILRPSGRTNTERVGRLVPIAHEVATFELDDKEEGVASWVWQHAQLAGTGTDTLPSARGLYLPIRASRGVLGVLGVKPDSPELLLDPQRRQHLEAFVSQIAAAMERAELAEEAQRARVQVESEQLRNALLSSVSHDLRTPLAVVTGAASTLLEGNVGGDTRRELTETILHESDRLARLVRNLLDATRLEAGSLRVHKEWQPLEEVVGSALHRLDSALVGRSISTDLPGDLPLVALDSVLIEQVLVNLLENAAKYTPPHAPIAIEARARIQESEVQVTVADRGPGISPGEEERIFEKFFRAQQNTTGLRGGAGLGLTICRGIIAAHGGRIWAENRDGGGAFFHFTLPIEGEPPRLELSP; from the coding sequence ATGAGCGACGGCCGTCCCGACCCCGATCTCCTCCTGCAGCGCGTGCGGGAAGAGGAAACGCGAGCCAAGAGCGGCAGACTCACCATCTTCTTTGGAGCGGCCCCCGGCGTGGGAAAGACCTACGCGATGCTCGAGGCCGCGCGGGCGGAGAGCGCCAACGGGCGCGACGTGGTGGTGGGCGTGGTCGAGACCCATGGCCGCTACGACACGGCGGCGCTCCTCTTGGGGCTCGAGATCCTCCCGCGCCGCACCATCGTGCACCGCACCGTGGAGCTCGAGGAGCTCGACCTCGATCACGCGCTCACGCGCCGCCCCGGGCTCCTTTTGGTCGACGAGCTCGCGCACACCAACGCGCCCGAGATGCGGCATACGAAGCGCTGGCAGGACGTGGTGGAGCTGCTCGACTCGGGCATCGACGTCTTCACCACCCTCAACGTGCAGCACGTCGAGAGCCTGAAGGACGTGGTGGCGCAGATCACGCACGTCATCGTCGCCGAGACGGTGCCCGACTCGATCCTCGACCGGGCCGACGACATTCGGGTCATCGATCTCCCGGCCGACGAGCTGCTCGAGCGCATGCGCGACGGCAAAATCTACGTGCCCGAGCAGGCGCGCCGCGCGGTCTCCAACTTCTTCCGCAAAGGAAATTTGATCGCGCTGCGCGAGCTCGCCCTCCGCCGCACGGCCGAGCGGGTCGACGCGCAGATGCGGCTCTGGAAGCGGGAGCACGGCATCGAGCGCGTGTGGCCGGCGGGCGAGCGCGTCTTGGTGTGCGTGAGCCCGAGCCCCACCTCCGCGCGCCTGGTGCGCGGCGCGCGCCGCCTCGCCAGCTCGCTCCACGCGGATTGGATCGCCGTCTATGTCGAGACCCCCGCGTCGCTCCGCCAGAGCACGGAGGACAACCGGCGCGTGGCCGCCAACCTGCAGCTCGCGCAGCAGCTCGGCGCCGAAGCGGTGACCATCACGGGGGCCAAGGCCGCCGAGGCCGCGATGGTGTACGCGCACCAGCGCAACGTGACCCGCGTGGTGGTGGGAAAGCCGACCCACTCGCGCTGGCGCGATCGCTTGAAGGCCTCGTTCCTCGACGAGATCGTGCGCCACAGCGGCGACGTCGACGTGTACGTCCTCTCCGGAGAGCAAAAAAACAATGGCTCCGCGCGCGGCGAGCGCGCCCCCGCGCCGGAGCACTCGGAGCCCACCGGCTACGTGGCCGGCGCCGTCGCGGCCATCGTGGCCACGGGCATCTCGACCCTGATCTTTCGCGGCGCCCTGCCCGCGCAGCTCCCCGATACGGTGATGGTCTACCTGCTCGGCATCGTGCTCGTCTCCATGCGTTTCGGCTTCGTGCCGTCGATGGTGACGGCGGTGGTGAGCGTCGTCTGCTACGACTTTTTCTTCATCCCGCCGTATTTCGCGTTCGCCGTGGGCGATTTTCGGCACCTCATGACCTTCGGCGTGATGCTCCTCGTCGCCGGCATCATCAGCCGGCTCACCACGCGCGTGCGCGAACAGGCCGCGTCCGCGGGCGATCGGGAGCGCCGAACCGCGAGCCTCTACGCCATGAGCCGCGAGCTGGCCACCGCCAAGACCTTGGAGCAGGTGGTGGCCACCGGCACCCGGCACGTGGCCGACGTCTTCCACGTGAAGGCCGTCATCTTGCGGCCATCGGGGCGCACGAACACGGAGCGCGTGGGAAGGCTCGTACCCATCGCGCACGAGGTGGCGACGTTCGAGCTCGACGACAAGGAAGAAGGCGTGGCGAGCTGGGTCTGGCAGCATGCGCAGCTCGCGGGCACCGGCACCGACACCTTGCCCTCGGCGCGCGGACTGTATCTCCCCATCCGCGCCTCGCGCGGCGTGCTCGGGGTGCTCGGCGTAAAGCCCGATAGCCCCGAGCTGCTGCTCGATCCGCAACGGCGCCAGCACCTGGAGGCGTTCGTGAGCCAAATCGCCGCCGCCATGGAGCGCGCCGAGCTCGCCGAGGAGGCGCAGCGCGCGCGCGTTCAGGTCGAGTCCGAGCAGCTCCGCAACGCGCTTCTCAGCTCCGTTTCACACGATCTGCGCACCCCGCTGGCGGTGGTGACGGGGGCGGCCAGCACCTTGCTCGAGGGGAACGTGGGCGGCGACACGCGCCGCGAGCTCACGGAGACGATCCTGCACGAGAGCGACCGCCTCGCCCGTCTGGTGCGCAACCTGCTCGACGCCACGCGCCTGGAGGCGGGCTCCCTTCGCGTGCACAAAGAGTGGCAGCCGCTGGAAGAGGTCGTCGGCTCCGCCCTGCACCGGCTCGATTCGGCGCTGGTGGGACGCTCCATCTCGACCGATTTGCCGGGCGATTTACCCCTGGTCGCCCTCGATTCCGTGCTCATCGAGCAAGTGTTGGTGAACCTCCTCGAAAATGCTGCAAAATACACTCCACCGCATGCACCGATTGCCATCGAAGCGCGAGCGCGCATCCAAGAAAGCGAAGTTCAAGTGACGGTCGCCGATCGCGGTCCCGGCATCTCACCGGGTGAAGAGGAACGAATTTTCGAAAAGTTTTTTCGCGCTCAACAGAACACGACCGGCCTCCGGGGCGGCGCGGGCCTGGGGCTCACGATCTGCCGCGGCATCATCGCCGCCCATGGTGGCCGCATCTGGGCCGAGAACCGTGACGGCGGCGGCGCCTTCTTTCACTTTACGCTGCCCATCGAGGGAGAGCCGCCCAGGCTGGAGCTTTCGCCATGA
- a CDS encoding HAMP domain-containing histidine kinase: MTEQMATTTETAAGPGRLEAIPLRRALTDLRELLASSLEALADQAARLDIEFRIHTTDEVPPAARIDPEKIAWAIATLAGNALRYTRPGTRLMPGGSIHVYLDYAPGTGEVILSVQDDGPGIPEDKVPWLFQRATGKTHAAGLGLKLIHDVVTAHGGSIDVDSRTEGFEHGTSITLRIPAR, from the coding sequence ATGACGGAGCAGATGGCCACGACGACGGAGACGGCCGCGGGCCCAGGACGTCTCGAAGCGATTCCATTACGCCGTGCGCTCACCGATCTGCGGGAGCTCCTCGCCTCGAGCCTCGAGGCGCTCGCCGACCAGGCGGCCCGTCTCGACATCGAATTTCGAATCCACACGACCGACGAGGTGCCGCCCGCCGCGCGCATCGATCCCGAGAAAATCGCCTGGGCCATCGCGACCTTGGCGGGAAATGCGCTTCGCTACACGCGGCCGGGGACGCGGCTCATGCCGGGAGGATCCATTCACGTCTACCTGGATTACGCGCCCGGGACCGGGGAAGTGATCCTGTCGGTCCAAGACGACGGCCCCGGTATCCCGGAGGACAAAGTGCCCTGGCTCTTTCAGCGCGCGACCGGAAAGACGCACGCCGCCGGCTTGGGGCTGAAGTTGATCCACGACGTGGTCACCGCCCACGGGGGATCCATCGACGTGGACAGCCGCACCGAGGGCTTCGAGCACGGGACGTCGATCACGTTGCGCATCCCCGCGCGCTGA
- a CDS encoding porin: MFTLAHTRRSRVSQGSFLFAVLLSSAAHAQEVAPPAAPAPPAPAEPATPAPQPAAPALPSVKITPFGYVEGYFAYNFNRPSNGITNFRGFDNRHDSFTLSNAALGANLEAGPLGARIVMQIGSTPSTYYLGEPSLPGSGSVNASGPELWKYLQEAYVSYKAPVGRGLQFQLGLFASPIGYEVLAVKDNWNWSRSNLFFGLPFYHAGLRATYEWTNELSSTIAVFNGWNNVVDNNEEKSLQANVTYKLPDKLLVQLLYFGGIERSSGAPEGRYWRHHVDAIAQYDATPWLSVAGQADYGWEPNRFGTARWVAGALYARVKPMNRVYVALRGDRFHEHLATSSAGSSSPLFWGGVEWVSSTTATLDIRPHDQLSLRLEYRRDMADAPLFYGRHVQGDGSAANPYVASEDTQDTVLFGATAWF; the protein is encoded by the coding sequence GTGTTTACTCTTGCTCACACGCGCCGATCCCGCGTCTCCCAAGGATCCTTTCTGTTCGCCGTCTTGCTCTCCTCGGCTGCGCACGCGCAGGAGGTCGCGCCCCCCGCCGCGCCCGCGCCACCCGCACCGGCCGAGCCCGCGACCCCGGCACCCCAGCCCGCAGCGCCCGCGCTGCCATCCGTAAAGATTACGCCCTTTGGTTACGTGGAGGGCTATTTCGCTTACAACTTCAACCGGCCGTCGAACGGAATTACCAATTTCCGCGGCTTCGACAACCGGCACGACTCGTTCACCCTCTCCAACGCTGCGCTGGGCGCGAACCTCGAGGCGGGGCCGCTCGGCGCGCGCATCGTCATGCAGATCGGCTCCACGCCGAGCACCTATTACCTTGGCGAGCCATCCCTCCCGGGGAGCGGCTCCGTCAACGCGAGCGGACCGGAGCTATGGAAATACCTGCAAGAAGCGTACGTTTCGTACAAGGCACCGGTTGGACGCGGGCTTCAGTTTCAGCTCGGGTTGTTCGCCTCGCCGATCGGTTACGAAGTGTTGGCCGTCAAAGACAACTGGAACTGGTCGCGATCCAACCTGTTCTTCGGGCTTCCATTTTATCACGCCGGCCTTCGCGCGACCTACGAGTGGACGAACGAGCTCTCGTCCACGATCGCCGTCTTCAACGGCTGGAACAACGTGGTCGACAACAACGAAGAAAAGAGCCTCCAGGCCAATGTCACATACAAATTACCGGATAAGCTCCTGGTCCAGCTCCTGTACTTCGGCGGCATCGAGCGCTCGTCCGGGGCCCCCGAAGGCCGTTATTGGCGCCATCATGTCGACGCCATCGCGCAGTACGACGCCACCCCCTGGCTCTCGGTGGCCGGTCAAGCCGATTACGGCTGGGAGCCGAACCGCTTTGGAACGGCGCGCTGGGTCGCCGGCGCCCTCTACGCGCGCGTAAAGCCGATGAATCGCGTGTACGTCGCGCTGCGCGGCGATCGCTTCCACGAGCACCTGGCCACGTCCAGCGCGGGCTCCAGCTCGCCGCTCTTTTGGGGCGGGGTCGAGTGGGTCAGCTCGACCACCGCCACCCTCGACATTCGCCCGCACGATCAGCTCTCGCTTCGCCTGGAGTACCGCCGCGACATGGCCGACGCGCCGCTCTTCTATGGCCGCCATGTCCAAGGCGATGGAAGCGCCGCGAACCCGTACGTGGCCAGCGAGGACACGCAGGACACGGTGCTCTTCGGCGCCACGGCTTGGTTCTAA
- the kdpF gene encoding K(+)-transporting ATPase subunit F has product MSIFHTVGAVLSVALFIYLAFAMLKPEKF; this is encoded by the coding sequence ATGTCCATCTTTCACACCGTGGGCGCAGTCCTATCGGTCGCGCTCTTCATTTATCTAGCGTTCGCCATGCTCAAGCCGGAGAAGTTCTGA
- the kdpA gene encoding potassium-transporting ATPase subunit KdpA, with product MTTSGILQLVLYCVLLAAVSKPLGDYMARVYMGEARFAQKIFGPLENLTYRVLRVDPKREMTWKTYAVAVLLFNLVGILVVYVLQRVQGVLPANPQALGAVTPDSSFNTAISFGTNTNWQGYGGETTLSYFTQMMGLTVQNFVSAAVGMAVLVALLRGFTRRTASTIGNFWSDLVRSTLYVLVPLSIVLALALVSQGVVQTFGSYASATLVEGTKDADGKSVVDQVIALGPAASQIAIKQLGTNGGGFFNVNSAHPLENPTGLSNFLEVFAILIISAGLCHTFGKMVGDPRQGWAVLAAMFVVFVPLLFFCASQEQAGNPMLASLPIDQAASALSSGGNMEGKEVRFGIANSALWATATTAASNGSVNAMHDSFTPLGGLVPMWLMQLGEIIFGGVGCGLYGMLMFAIIAVFIAGLMVGRTPEYLGKKIEAYEMKMASIVILVPGSLVLIGTAVACMTEAGQRGVFNPSAHGFSEILYAVSSASNNNGSAFGGLSANTPFYNTLLGICMFGSRFWLIVPVLAIAGSLAKKKIVPHTSGTLPTHTPLFVAMLVGTIVLVGALTFIPALALGPIVEHLLAMGS from the coding sequence ATGACGACCAGCGGCATCTTGCAGCTCGTCTTGTACTGCGTGCTCCTCGCAGCCGTATCCAAGCCGCTCGGCGACTACATGGCCCGCGTCTACATGGGAGAGGCGCGGTTCGCGCAAAAGATCTTCGGACCGCTCGAAAACCTCACGTACCGCGTTCTTCGCGTCGACCCAAAGCGGGAAATGACGTGGAAGACTTATGCGGTCGCGGTCCTCCTCTTCAACCTGGTCGGTATTCTGGTCGTTTATGTTCTGCAGCGCGTGCAGGGGGTCCTCCCGGCCAACCCGCAAGCCCTCGGCGCCGTCACCCCCGACTCGTCGTTCAACACGGCCATCAGCTTCGGGACCAATACGAATTGGCAGGGCTACGGCGGCGAAACGACCCTGAGCTACTTCACGCAGATGATGGGGCTCACCGTGCAGAACTTCGTTTCGGCGGCGGTGGGCATGGCGGTGCTGGTCGCCCTTTTGCGCGGCTTCACGCGGAGGACCGCGTCGACCATCGGCAACTTCTGGTCCGATCTGGTACGCAGCACGCTCTACGTCTTGGTGCCGCTCTCCATCGTCCTTGCGCTGGCCCTGGTCTCGCAAGGCGTCGTGCAGACGTTTGGCAGCTACGCGTCGGCCACCCTGGTCGAAGGGACCAAAGACGCCGATGGCAAGAGCGTCGTCGATCAAGTGATCGCGCTCGGCCCGGCCGCCTCGCAAATTGCCATCAAGCAGCTGGGCACCAACGGCGGAGGCTTTTTCAACGTCAACTCCGCGCACCCGCTGGAGAACCCCACGGGGCTCTCGAACTTCCTCGAGGTGTTCGCCATTTTGATCATCTCGGCGGGCCTCTGCCACACCTTTGGAAAGATGGTGGGCGATCCGCGGCAGGGTTGGGCGGTGCTGGCCGCCATGTTCGTGGTCTTCGTGCCCCTGCTCTTCTTCTGCGCGTCGCAGGAGCAGGCGGGAAATCCCATGCTGGCGAGCCTCCCCATCGATCAAGCGGCGAGCGCGCTCTCGTCCGGCGGCAACATGGAAGGGAAAGAGGTGCGCTTCGGCATCGCGAACTCGGCCCTCTGGGCGACCGCGACCACCGCGGCCTCCAATGGCTCCGTCAACGCCATGCACGACTCGTTTACCCCGCTCGGCGGCTTGGTGCCGATGTGGCTGATGCAGCTGGGCGAGATCATCTTCGGCGGCGTCGGCTGCGGCCTCTACGGCATGCTCATGTTCGCCATCATCGCCGTCTTCATCGCGGGCCTGATGGTGGGGCGCACGCCGGAATACCTCGGTAAGAAGATCGAGGCCTACGAGATGAAGATGGCGTCCATCGTCATTTTGGTGCCCGGCTCCCTGGTGCTCATCGGCACCGCGGTCGCGTGCATGACGGAGGCGGGCCAAAGAGGGGTATTCAACCCCTCCGCGCACGGCTTCAGCGAGATCCTCTACGCGGTCTCCTCCGCCTCGAACAACAACGGCAGCGCGTTCGGCGGGCTGTCGGCCAACACGCCTTTCTACAATACGCTGCTCGGTATTTGCATGTTCGGCTCGCGCTTCTGGCTCATCGTGCCGGTGCTCGCCATCGCCGGCTCGCTCGCGAAGAAGAAGATCGTCCCGCATACCAGCGGCACCTTGCCGACCCACACGCCGCTGTTCGTGGCCATGCTCGTCGGCACCATCGTCCTGGTGGGCGCCCTCACCTTCATTCCGGCCCTCGCGCTCGGCCCGATCGTCGAGCACCTCCTCGCCATGGGGTCTTGA